AGCGTTGGGGCTACCCTTTTTGATGCTTCGGTTATTAGTTCCAGAGGATCCATTCTATTCACCGTAAATCTTGCGTATCTGCTCCACCAATTCTTCCAAGGAGTTGATTTCTCCTTCCTTTCCAAGACGACCTTTGAGCTTATTTATGATTACCATCTCCAGTAACCTAGCGCTGTACTCACCAAAAAGCTTTGAAACGGCATTTTTGAATTCCTTTGGATTTTCGTATGCCACCTCGAGGCCTTTATTCAAAGTCGCTCTAAGGTGGGCCTCCAGAACCGACTCCAGCCCCGGAGCTACCTCTCTAAGGGCTGCAGAAATTGCTTTGGCCAAAATTTCTTCACCTTTATTCATAAATCTCAACCCCTTTATCGGTGATCTCATACCTGTATATTTTTCTTGAATGATTCGATCCCCTCGCTTTTACAATTGCCATCTTCCTCTCTATGTTCCCGTTTTTTACTTGGTATTTAAGCCCTATTATAACATCAACCATGGTGCTCGCTCCCGTAAACGGCACAACCTCAAAG
The Thermococcus sp. 2319x1 DNA segment above includes these coding regions:
- a CDS encoding NitrOD5 domain-containing protein, producing the protein MNKGEEILAKAISAALREVAPGLESVLEAHLRATLNKGLEVAYENPKEFKNAVSKLFGEYSARLLEMVIINKLKGRLGKEGEINSLEELVEQIRKIYGE